In a genomic window of Anoxybacter fermentans:
- a CDS encoding DUF1788 domain-containing protein, which translates to MMNIYERLNAIRSKIMEKRFRENKGLGNEIGFYIFDYDPKDEMLVREHIAFLKQKINTDNSEIRIKEFDLYEIMLEILENKGYLEKVFEMEEKKGTNAILKPIKNTLRLTQKNDLVVEYIRQRVEQNDIVFLTGVGKVWPIIRSHTILNALHSVIDYVPVVMFYPGTYSGQDLCLFDEIMDQNYYRAFKLIER; encoded by the coding sequence ATGATGAATATCTATGAAAGGCTTAATGCAATTCGTTCTAAAATTATGGAAAAGAGGTTTAGGGAGAATAAAGGCTTAGGAAATGAGATAGGATTTTATATTTTTGACTATGATCCAAAGGATGAGATGCTTGTAAGAGAACATATAGCATTTTTAAAGCAGAAAATAAACACTGATAATTCAGAAATTAGAATCAAGGAATTTGATTTATATGAAATTATGTTAGAAATATTAGAAAACAAGGGATATTTAGAAAAAGTCTTTGAAATGGAAGAAAAAAAGGGAACCAATGCGATATTAAAACCAATCAAAAATACATTGAGGCTTACTCAAAAAAATGATCTGGTTGTTGAGTATATCAGACAGAGGGTCGAACAAAATGACATTGTGTTTTTAACGGGAGTAGGAAAAGTATGGCCTATTATTCGTTCTCATACGATTTTAAATGCTTTGCATTCTGTGATTGATTATGTACCTGTGGTAATGTTTTATCCTGGCACTTATTCAGGTCAGGATTTGTGTCTGTTTGATGAAATTATGGATCAAAATTATTACAGAGCATTTAAACTCATTGAAAGATAA
- the brxC gene encoding BREX system P-loop protein BrxC, with the protein MKLRELFNKDIERDIKGVIKIGQDDDANIYQELEEYVVTRELGKHFSTFFEAYKKSINNYTDKMGVWISGFFGSGKSHFLKILSYLLANKEVKGKKAVSYFDDKINDPMVLADMKMAGDVSADVILFNIDSKSDSDSKVNKESIVKVFNKVFDEMQGFSGSLPWVADMERKLVKEGLYEDFKRRFEELAGSPWEDAREDFYFEEDNIVKALADTTKMSIDAARQWYNKAEENYFLSVEKFAKKVKEYIESKGGDHHVIFLVDEMGQYIGDDAGLMLNLQTVVEDLGTYCGGKAWVIVTSQQDIDSITRVKGNDFSKIQGRFNTRLNLSSANVDEVIKKRILLKKDVARDTLKLLYVEKEAILKNLITFSADTAEMKTYKSVDDFIEVYPFIPYQFNLLQSVFTAIRIHGASGKHLSEGERSLLSAFQEAAIRYADHEVGTLIPFSAFYETIEAFLDSNIRTVILHAQDNDRLTDRDIEVLKVLFLIKYVKEMPANIENIATLMVSHIDDDKIELKKEIEESLKRLLKETLIQKYGDEYIFLTHEEQGVNREIQNIPIDIGEIILKIGEEIFNGIYDEKKFRYNTRYHFDFNKIIDNRLLSSQKSEIGVKIITPYFDTGEELTDYELKMMSAGENNLIIKLPSDTTVLEEMEDILKIETYLRKSGASSIETIEEIKSRKSREVAERKERVKTLLVEALKEADFYVNMQKLDIKSKNPVERINSGLKVLIDNLYNKLNYITHFIESTKDLQDLLMENDMQLKLTDDDDVPNKFALEEVKHYIEINTQRNILITLKSIITLYSKAPYGWRELDIIGLIIKLFKSQEIKLQLGGDYLSTSDKNIIQYMTKRDYIERLIIKKRTKTDKKYINNARDLAREIFGYMTVPDDEDGLMNKFKELSKEELSEINRLLVYYENFNYPGKEVLENGRELFEEILRIYDAVEFYEKLYELKDQMLDYEDDVFDVKKFFENQKEYFDRALEQLNVYERNKSYIVDSETIKIVQEIEEIVKSQKPYSQILKLPHLIAEFENRFSELLKEECRPIRNVIESNYQKVKDELNLYDFKDELYPKFEAEFNNLFNRLNFANNFYEAIAMKDESDRLKIRCFEEIEKKKRELKEQDTEQSTTVSDGDTPEYMSKKIVNISIANILHSTWTIETEDDIEELLQHIRQQLKKELKENIVLKLI; encoded by the coding sequence GTGAAACTTAGAGAATTGTTTAATAAAGACATTGAAAGGGATATTAAAGGAGTTATTAAAATTGGACAGGATGATGATGCCAATATCTATCAAGAGTTGGAAGAATATGTAGTAACAAGAGAATTGGGTAAACATTTCAGCACCTTTTTTGAAGCTTATAAAAAAAGTATTAACAATTATACTGATAAGATGGGAGTCTGGATTTCCGGTTTCTTCGGGAGTGGTAAATCCCACTTCTTAAAAATATTATCTTATTTGCTTGCCAACAAAGAAGTAAAGGGTAAAAAGGCTGTATCTTATTTTGATGATAAAATTAACGACCCAATGGTGCTTGCTGATATGAAGATGGCCGGAGATGTTAGTGCAGACGTCATTCTATTTAATATTGATTCTAAATCTGATTCTGACTCTAAAGTTAATAAAGAGTCTATTGTAAAAGTATTCAACAAAGTATTTGATGAAATGCAGGGATTTTCTGGTTCACTACCCTGGGTTGCCGATATGGAAAGGAAACTTGTAAAAGAGGGTTTATATGAAGATTTTAAAAGAAGATTTGAAGAGCTGGCTGGAAGCCCATGGGAGGATGCCAGGGAAGATTTTTATTTTGAAGAAGATAATATTGTTAAAGCACTGGCTGATACCACGAAAATGAGTATTGATGCAGCTAGACAGTGGTATAACAAAGCGGAAGAAAACTATTTTTTAAGTGTTGAAAAATTTGCTAAAAAGGTAAAAGAATACATTGAATCAAAAGGTGGCGATCACCATGTTATTTTTCTGGTGGATGAAATGGGACAATACATTGGTGATGATGCCGGTTTAATGCTAAACCTTCAAACTGTTGTTGAGGATTTGGGAACTTACTGTGGAGGAAAGGCATGGGTTATCGTAACCTCCCAGCAGGATATTGACTCCATTACAAGGGTGAAGGGAAATGATTTTTCGAAGATTCAGGGTAGATTCAATACAAGATTGAATCTTTCCAGTGCCAATGTGGATGAGGTAATTAAAAAGCGTATTTTGCTTAAAAAAGATGTTGCCAGAGATACACTGAAACTTCTTTATGTGGAGAAAGAGGCAATTTTGAAAAATCTCATTACATTTTCAGCAGATACGGCTGAAATGAAGACTTATAAATCAGTAGATGATTTTATAGAAGTTTATCCTTTTATTCCATATCAATTTAATCTGTTGCAGTCTGTATTTACAGCAATAAGAATACACGGTGCCAGTGGCAAGCATCTTTCAGAAGGGGAAAGATCCCTTTTAAGTGCCTTTCAGGAAGCTGCGATTCGTTATGCCGATCATGAGGTTGGAACTTTAATACCTTTTTCAGCCTTTTATGAAACCATTGAGGCATTCTTAGATTCCAATATACGCACGGTTATTCTCCATGCCCAGGATAATGACAGACTTACAGATAGGGATATAGAGGTACTTAAAGTTTTATTCTTAATTAAATATGTCAAAGAAATGCCTGCTAATATAGAAAATATTGCTACTTTGATGGTGAGTCATATTGATGATGATAAGATTGAACTTAAAAAGGAAATAGAAGAATCCCTTAAAAGACTTCTTAAAGAAACCCTTATTCAAAAGTATGGTGATGAATATATTTTTCTGACTCACGAAGAGCAGGGGGTCAATAGGGAGATTCAGAATATTCCGATAGATATAGGTGAAATTATTCTAAAGATCGGTGAAGAGATATTTAACGGAATTTATGACGAAAAGAAGTTTAGATACAATACCAGATATCATTTTGATTTTAACAAAATAATAGACAACAGACTGTTGTCATCACAGAAAAGTGAGATTGGTGTAAAAATTATTACCCCTTACTTTGATACAGGGGAAGAATTGACAGATTATGAATTAAAAATGATGTCAGCAGGGGAAAACAACCTGATAATTAAACTCCCTTCTGATACTACTGTATTGGAAGAAATGGAGGATATCCTAAAGATCGAAACATACCTAAGGAAAAGCGGTGCTTCTTCTATAGAGACAATAGAAGAAATAAAAAGCAGAAAATCAAGGGAAGTTGCTGAAAGAAAGGAAAGAGTCAAGACCCTGCTTGTAGAAGCATTAAAAGAGGCAGATTTTTATGTAAACATGCAAAAACTTGATATCAAATCAAAAAATCCAGTGGAAAGAATCAACAGTGGATTGAAAGTTCTTATTGATAATTTATACAATAAATTAAATTATATTACGCATTTTATTGAAAGTACAAAAGATTTACAGGATCTTTTGATGGAAAATGATATGCAGTTGAAACTAACAGACGATGATGATGTTCCCAATAAATTTGCCTTAGAAGAAGTCAAACATTATATTGAAATAAATACACAAAGGAATATACTTATAACATTAAAGTCTATCATTACATTATACTCCAAAGCACCTTATGGCTGGAGAGAGTTAGATATCATTGGATTAATCATTAAATTGTTTAAATCTCAGGAAATTAAACTCCAACTTGGAGGGGATTATCTTAGTACATCAGATAAAAATATTATCCAATATATGACTAAGCGGGATTATATTGAAAGGTTAATTATTAAAAAAAGAACGAAGACAGATAAAAAATACATTAACAATGCGAGAGACTTGGCAAGAGAAATATTTGGCTATATGACTGTACCGGATGATGAAGATGGTTTGATGAACAAATTTAAGGAATTATCAAAAGAAGAGTTGTCGGAGATTAATAGACTGTTAGTTTACTATGAAAACTTTAATTATCCTGGGAAAGAAGTATTAGAAAATGGCAGAGAATTGTTTGAAGAAATTTTAAGAATTTATGATGCAGTGGAGTTTTACGAAAAACTGTATGAACTGAAAGACCAGATGTTGGATTATGAAGATGATGTTTTTGATGTAAAAAAATTCTTTGAAAATCAAAAAGAATATTTTGATAGAGCTTTAGAGCAATTAAATGTTTATGAGAGGAATAAATCATATATAGTAGATAGTGAAACAATTAAGATTGTACAGGAAATAGAAGAAATCGTAAAATCACAAAAACCCTATTCGCAAATATTAAAACTTCCTCATCTTATAGCTGAATTTGAAAACAGGTTTTCAGAATTGTTAAAAGAAGAATGTAGACCTATCCGAAATGTTATTGAAAGTAATTATCAAAAGGTTAAGGATGAACTTAACTTATATGACTTTAAAGATGAATTATATCCAAAATTCGAAGCAGAATTTAATAACCTGTTCAATCGGTTAAATTTTGCAAATAACTTTTATGAAGCCATTGCCATGAAAGATGAGTCAGACAGGCTGAAAATACGTTGTTTTGAAGAAATAGAGAAGAAAAAAAGGGAATTAAAAGAACAAGATACCGAACAGTCAACAACGGTTAGTGATGGAGATACACCGGAATATATGTCCAAAAAGATTGTTAATATCAGCATAGCCAACATTCTTCACAGTACCTGGACGATAGAGACCGAAGATGATATAGAAGAACTTCTGCAGCATATAAGACAACAGTTGAAAAAAGAACTGAAAGAAAATATTGTACTGAAACTGATTTAG
- the pglX gene encoding BREX-1 system adenine-specific DNA-methyltransferase PglX, producing MNKAAIKNFAIRARRKLIEEVTQKAYEIGITKDDIYDIETFEDGFRVKGRENSRIFKKYEIKQREKLIQNIKEKGFDQVMEEVAYTWFNRFIALRFMEVNNYLPTGVRVLSSIEKGKTEPDIIKEASNVDLEVDREIIYNLQINNKTEELYKYLLIKQCNQLGKIMPSVFEEISDYTELLLPDNLLSKDSVIRDLVESIEEYDWKIELDEEEQKLEEEKGEHGIEIIGWLYQYYISEKKDEVFAGLRKNKKITKENIPAATQLFTPKWIVKYMVENSLGRLWLESHPNEKLKEKWKYYLEEAEQDPEVKKQLEELKNPNLSPEDIKVLDPAMGSGHILVYAFDVLYDIYLSAGYSEREIPTLILEKNLYGLDIDDRAGQLAAFALLMKARSKNRRIFRYRPKLNLCSIQESNDIPREAVDYLVKEDENLRKDVEYLINIFHDAKEYGSILDVKEIDFDSIEKRLEEIRDVETLDLFELRYKEIILEKIPFLIKQGKIMSEKYCVVCTNPPYMGNRGMNNNLSDYLKKCFFDSKHDLYSVFIEKCIKYSCENMYISMITQHSWMFLSKFENIRKKIINNNIILSMVHLGTKAFEEIGGEVVQSTVFVIKKFNIQYYKTTYLKLTNYKNSAEKEKEFFNINNRYVTRNITFNKIPGSPIAYWINENFRNLFVTEKLLGEIEMPVEGIKTGNNNLFLRLWYEVNYNNIYHKIFNKNKSLYKWFPIAKGGDYRKWYGNNEYVVNWYNNGEELINYPNSTVSHKDLFFTDAITWSYICSYKISIRYLGKEYLYNNKGPCCYIRNQKNIFYLMALLNSVVGDTILNILAPTLDYKPGNLKNVPVKIIKDNKILNQIDLITKNCWEISKNDWDSFETSWDFKKHPLLTYKGNAPTVEEAFNNWSDFTEKQFNQLKANEEELNRIFIEIYGLQDELTPEVDDKDITIRKAARERDIKSFISYAVGCMFGRYSLDEEGLIYAGGDFKDYFKFENGEWQIKTKEGWKKSSIDIAGDNVIPIVDDDYFEDDIVNRFVEFVKVVFGEETLEENLDYIAETLGKKSNETSRQAIRRYFLKGFYKDHVKTYKKRPIYWLFDSGKENGFKALIYMHRYDPSTIARVRTDYLHRLQKKYEAEIKHLDILIDSDISKKEEIVARKRKEKIMKQIMECRVYDQIIAHIANQKIEIDLDDGVKVNYAKFQGVEIPQGEGKKPLKANLLAEI from the coding sequence ATGAATAAGGCGGCTATTAAAAACTTTGCCATAAGGGCAAGAAGAAAACTGATTGAAGAAGTTACCCAAAAAGCCTATGAAATCGGGATAACAAAAGACGATATTTATGATATAGAAACTTTTGAAGATGGGTTTAGAGTCAAAGGAAGAGAAAACAGCAGAATATTTAAGAAGTATGAAATCAAACAGAGAGAAAAGTTAATCCAAAATATTAAAGAAAAAGGCTTTGACCAGGTAATGGAAGAAGTTGCCTACACATGGTTTAATCGTTTTATTGCTCTTCGATTCATGGAAGTGAATAACTATCTACCCACCGGTGTTAGAGTACTTTCTTCAATAGAAAAAGGAAAAACTGAGCCGGATATTATCAAAGAAGCATCAAATGTTGATCTGGAGGTTGACAGAGAAATTATCTATAATCTGCAGATCAATAATAAAACAGAAGAACTGTACAAGTACCTTCTTATCAAACAATGCAATCAGTTGGGGAAAATAATGCCGTCGGTATTTGAGGAAATATCCGATTATACAGAACTCCTTCTCCCTGATAACTTGCTTTCTAAAGATTCTGTCATCAGAGATTTAGTGGAGAGCATTGAGGAATATGATTGGAAAATAGAGTTAGATGAAGAGGAACAGAAATTAGAAGAAGAAAAAGGTGAACACGGTATAGAAATTATAGGTTGGCTGTATCAGTACTATATTTCTGAAAAGAAAGATGAAGTATTCGCAGGGCTCAGGAAAAACAAAAAGATTACAAAGGAAAATATTCCGGCTGCTACCCAACTTTTTACTCCAAAATGGATAGTCAAATATATGGTAGAAAACTCTTTAGGAAGACTATGGTTAGAATCTCATCCTAATGAAAAATTAAAAGAAAAATGGAAGTATTATCTGGAAGAAGCAGAGCAGGACCCTGAAGTTAAAAAGCAGCTGGAAGAACTGAAAAATCCCAACTTGAGTCCCGAAGACATAAAGGTATTGGACCCTGCCATGGGAAGTGGCCATATTCTTGTTTATGCTTTTGATGTATTGTATGACATTTATTTAAGTGCGGGATATTCAGAAAGGGAAATACCAACACTTATTTTAGAAAAAAACCTATATGGCCTTGATATCGATGATAGGGCAGGCCAATTGGCGGCTTTTGCCCTTTTAATGAAAGCAAGAAGCAAAAATAGAAGGATATTCAGGTACAGGCCGAAGTTGAATTTATGTTCAATTCAGGAAAGTAACGACATTCCCAGGGAAGCAGTAGATTATTTGGTAAAAGAAGATGAAAATTTGAGAAAAGATGTGGAATATTTAATCAATATATTTCATGATGCAAAGGAATACGGCTCTATACTAGATGTGAAGGAAATTGATTTTGATTCGATTGAGAAGAGATTAGAGGAAATTAGAGATGTAGAAACATTAGATTTATTTGAACTTCGGTATAAAGAAATAATATTAGAAAAAATTCCTTTTCTTATTAAACAAGGAAAAATAATGAGTGAAAAATATTGTGTGGTTTGTACTAATCCACCTTATATGGGAAATAGAGGTATGAATAATAATTTATCTGATTATTTAAAGAAGTGCTTTTTTGATTCTAAACATGATTTATATTCGGTTTTTATTGAAAAATGTATTAAATATTCATGTGAAAATATGTATATTAGTATGATAACTCAACATTCGTGGATGTTTTTATCCAAATTTGAGAATATTAGAAAAAAAATTATTAATAATAATATAATATTGTCTATGGTACACTTAGGTACAAAAGCGTTTGAAGAAATTGGAGGAGAAGTAGTACAGTCAACAGTATTTGTTATTAAAAAATTTAATATTCAATATTATAAGACTACATATTTAAAACTTACAAACTATAAAAATTCAGCAGAAAAAGAAAAAGAATTTTTTAATATTAATAATAGGTATGTTACTCGAAATATTACATTTAATAAAATACCTGGTTCACCAATAGCATATTGGATAAATGAAAATTTCAGGAATCTTTTTGTAACAGAAAAATTACTAGGAGAAATTGAAATGCCTGTAGAGGGTATAAAAACAGGTAACAATAATTTGTTTTTAAGACTATGGTATGAAGTAAATTATAATAATATATATCATAAAATTTTTAATAAAAATAAAAGCTTATATAAGTGGTTTCCTATTGCAAAAGGTGGAGATTACAGAAAATGGTATGGCAATAATGAATATGTAGTTAATTGGTACAATAATGGAGAAGAATTAATAAATTATCCTAATTCAACAGTATCACATAAAGATTTATTTTTTACTGATGCTATAACTTGGAGTTATATTTGTTCATATAAGATATCAATACGATATTTAGGAAAGGAATATTTGTATAATAACAAAGGTCCATGTTGTTATATTCGAAATCAAAAGAATATATTTTATTTAATGGCATTATTAAATTCAGTAGTAGGTGATACTATTCTAAACATACTTGCACCTACTTTAGATTATAAACCCGGCAATTTAAAAAATGTTCCAGTAAAAATAATTAAAGATAATAAAATTTTAAATCAAATCGATTTAATAACAAAAAACTGTTGGGAAATTTCTAAAAATGATTGGGACTCATTTGAAACTTCATGGGATTTCAAAAAACATCCTTTATTAACTTATAAAGGTAATGCACCTACAGTAGAAGAAGCTTTCAATAATTGGTCTGACTTTACGGAAAAACAGTTTAATCAACTTAAAGCAAACGAAGAAGAATTGAATCGCATTTTTATTGAAATCTACGGTTTACAAGATGAACTTACCCCTGAAGTTGATGATAAAGATATTACCATTCGTAAGGCAGCTAGGGAAAGAGATATCAAATCCTTCATATCCTATGCAGTAGGCTGTATGTTTGGTCGTTATTCTTTGGATGAAGAAGGACTTATCTATGCAGGTGGAGATTTTAAAGATTACTTTAAATTTGAAAATGGAGAATGGCAGATAAAAACAAAAGAAGGTTGGAAGAAGTCTTCTATTGATATAGCAGGGGATAATGTTATTCCTATTGTTGATGATGATTATTTTGAAGATGATATCGTCAACCGATTTGTTGAGTTTGTTAAAGTTGTCTTTGGTGAGGAGACATTAGAGGAAAATTTGGACTATATAGCAGAAACCTTAGGAAAGAAAAGTAATGAAACTTCAAGACAGGCTATCAGAAGATACTTCTTAAAAGGTTTTTATAAAGACCATGTAAAAACATATAAAAAACGTCCGATTTACTGGCTTTTTGACAGTGGCAAAGAAAACGGATTTAAAGCGTTAATCTACATGCACCGCTATGATCCTTCTACTATTGCAAGAGTGCGGACCGATTATTTGCATAGATTGCAGAAAAAATACGAGGCAGAAATCAAGCATTTAGATATACTTATTGATTCAGATATATCAAAGAAAGAAGAAATAGTGGCTAGAAAAAGAAAAGAAAAGATTATGAAACAAATTATGGAATGTAGAGTTTACGACCAGATCATAGCCCATATTGCCAATCAAAAAATTGAGATTGACCTGGATGATGGAGTTAAAGTCAACTATGCCAAATTCCAGGGAGTAGAAATTCCCCAGGGAGAAGGCAAGAAACCTTTAAAAGCAAACCTATTGGCGGAGATATAA
- the cmr1 gene encoding type III-B CRISPR module RAMP protein Cmr1 — protein MKDYTVKIKPLTPLWTGDANRRGNAVRETGIIGSLRWWYEALVKGLGGTSCDPTDIKCNGENHCDVCELFGCTGWARKFRLEVSLEGENPSWEFLDGKIGTRRKHNKVKKFLVRNFSGFVTKGLIVITFIPLRKIELSEWELLNRTLNIIEDYGALGARTSQGNGVIKIVENNLPVKQNKIDLVTKGKSVDQPILKDFFFYKFRIKFADTIENLIKLKVFWTHAPLHNSFKENWEQWERAWHTYEFLPIAFHVRDAIRPLIKDKAERHKVFGECGKGSRVFVSHGYKIDEKKVEVRIFGYGVNEEIKKKIKNNFNRQLKEKLFQENECIQKLKDCSLQKEKTGKEIIQELKNELEVVLDDGT, from the coding sequence GTGAAAGACTATACGGTGAAAATTAAACCATTGACTCCTTTGTGGACAGGAGATGCAAATAGAAGGGGCAATGCAGTGAGGGAGACAGGAATAATTGGCAGTTTACGGTGGTGGTACGAAGCTTTGGTAAAGGGATTAGGAGGAACTTCGTGTGATCCCACAGACATAAAATGTAATGGCGAGAATCACTGTGATGTCTGTGAACTTTTTGGTTGCACCGGCTGGGCAAGAAAGTTTAGGTTAGAGGTTAGTCTGGAGGGAGAGAATCCAAGTTGGGAATTTTTGGATGGAAAGATAGGTACCAGGCGAAAGCATAATAAAGTGAAAAAATTTCTTGTAAGAAATTTTTCCGGTTTTGTGACAAAAGGATTAATAGTTATTACTTTTATTCCTTTAAGAAAAATCGAATTAAGTGAATGGGAACTGTTAAACAGGACATTAAATATAATTGAAGATTATGGGGCTCTGGGAGCACGGACTTCCCAGGGAAATGGAGTAATAAAGATTGTTGAGAATAATTTACCTGTAAAACAAAATAAAATTGATTTGGTTACAAAAGGGAAAAGTGTTGATCAACCTATTCTTAAAGATTTCTTTTTCTATAAATTTCGAATTAAATTTGCTGATACAATTGAAAATTTGATAAAGCTAAAGGTATTCTGGACACATGCACCTCTACATAATTCCTTCAAAGAAAATTGGGAGCAGTGGGAGAGAGCGTGGCACACATATGAATTTTTACCTATAGCTTTTCATGTAAGGGATGCTATAAGACCTCTCATTAAAGATAAGGCAGAGCGCCACAAGGTATTCGGAGAGTGTGGTAAAGGTTCTCGGGTTTTTGTTTCTCATGGTTATAAGATTGATGAAAAAAAGGTAGAAGTTAGAATATTCGGATATGGTGTTAATGAGGAAATAAAGAAAAAAATAAAGAATAATTTTAATAGACAATTAAAAGAAAAACTGTTTCAAGAAAATGAGTGCATCCAAAAACTAAAAGATTGTTCATTACAAAAAGAAAAAACAGGAAAGGAAATAATTCAAGAATTGAAAAATGAATTGGAGGTGGTGCTGGATGATGGTACATGA
- a CDS encoding RAMP superfamily CRISPR-associated protein, whose translation MMVHDYYLSVAYLENKLDKQKVELGKKKKEMLKNISKDKNFTEFYPSFDDLKYLPQNSVLIKISFTLKKPYISKNEGEFHIVYVKEKDKKEVKIFENPIVRDKFTGLSVVRPTAWKGHLRFAAEMVKKDETEKKKIIRRLFGSKTDEDEALKGRLYFFSTFFRNESERDVITPLKRDTRTPVPKRAPINLELMKIGAKGELYLLYFPYPKGENYKDREVEEDLKFLAEALKLMFYTYGFSAKKTAGFGVVDPIDEDKIEIVPENFKEYFSVIYRLHDGREGGA comes from the coding sequence ATGATGGTACATGATTATTATCTTTCGGTAGCCTATCTAGAAAACAAGCTGGATAAACAGAAAGTGGAACTTGGCAAAAAGAAGAAAGAGATGTTAAAAAATATAAGTAAAGATAAAAATTTTACCGAATTTTACCCTTCGTTTGATGATTTAAAATATTTGCCACAAAATTCTGTGCTTATAAAAATCTCTTTTACACTGAAAAAACCCTACATAAGTAAAAACGAGGGCGAGTTTCATATTGTTTACGTAAAAGAGAAGGATAAAAAAGAGGTTAAAATCTTTGAGAATCCAATTGTAAGGGATAAGTTTACCGGCTTATCTGTGGTGAGACCCACTGCCTGGAAGGGGCATTTGAGATTTGCTGCTGAAATGGTTAAAAAAGACGAGACGGAAAAGAAAAAGATTATCAGAAGGCTTTTTGGATCAAAAACGGATGAAGATGAAGCATTAAAGGGAAGATTGTATTTCTTTTCTACTTTCTTTAGGAATGAATCTGAGAGAGATGTTATAACTCCCTTAAAGAGGGATACCAGGACTCCAGTGCCGAAAAGAGCGCCGATAAATCTAGAACTGATGAAGATAGGTGCAAAAGGAGAGTTATATTTGCTTTATTTTCCATATCCAAAAGGGGAGAATTACAAAGATAGAGAAGTAGAAGAAGATCTAAAATTTCTGGCCGAGGCCCTTAAATTGATGTTTTATACCTACGGTTTTTCAGCCAAAAAAACAGCTGGTTTTGGTGTGGTTGATCCAATAGATGAGGATAAAATAGAGATTGTGCCGGAAAACTTTAAGGAATATTTTTCTGTTATTTACCGCCTTCATGATGGAAGAGAAGGAGGTGCTTGA